One stretch of Zingiber officinale cultivar Zhangliang chromosome 6B, Zo_v1.1, whole genome shotgun sequence DNA includes these proteins:
- the LOC121989284 gene encoding uncharacterized protein LOC121989284, which yields MFEQLDIPDDCEILSVQEGENLSDAIYNISEGEETNDLQRSIQTLILSENIFMLGQIDGGYRPQIKVTDQQYECAHQWIANGDTYPPQPIKCTGCQRDTQKRARIHCSNYLITTCNLCGPYYFGQKVPILPPSTPFFPNKLLQEQQKYISWSESEIERLKQEVSYYKNLYEELNLERDLQRDFENLATTHFEEGDEENDLVTSSQLAHVLYTEATERVSLTQGSPSPRLVKILLYNLQVEIDIPGIPKFILREILDTGATTCCVDQHSVPSKALEENSFLVHFSDINSQQTTKLKLKPGNMTIGDNNFRIPYTYSFPMILGDNSDDYRRQFYSSNEWRSTYRR from the coding sequence ATGTTCGAGCAACTTGATATTCCCGATGATTGTGAAATTCTCTCTGTCCAAGAAGGTGAAAACCTTAGTGATGCTATCTACAACATTTCAGAGGGGGAGGAAACAAATGATCTACAAAGGTCAATACAAACGTTAATActctctgaaaatatttttatgctgGGACAAATAGACGGTGGTTATCGACCACAGATTAAAGTGACAGATCAGCAGTATGAGTGTGCCCATCAATGGATAGCCAATGGGGACACTTATCCCCCGCAACCTATTAAATGCACAGGATGCCAAAGGGACACACAGAAGAGGGCACGAATTCATTGCTCAAATTATTTAATAACCACATGCAATTTATGCGGCCCATATTATTTTGGGCAAAAGGTACCAATACTACCTCCTTCCACTCCTTTCTTTCCTAACAAATTGTTACAGGAACAACAGAAATACATTTCCTGGAGTGAATCTGAAATAGAAAGGCTAAAGCAAGAAGTTTCTTATTATAAGAATCTTTATGAAGAACTTAATCTAGAACGGGATCTTCAACGTGATTTTGAAAATCTTGCCACTACACACTTTGAAGAAGGAGATGAAGAAAATGATTTGGTCACTTCTTCACAACTTGCTCATGTGCTCTATACAGAGGCAACTGAAAGAGTTTCTTTAACTCAAGGAAGTCCAAGTCCCCGACTTGTCAAAATTCTATTATATAATCTTCAGGTGGAAATTGATATTCCAGGTAtcccaaaatttattttaagggaAATTTTAGATACTGGAGCTACTACCTGTTGTGTAGATCAACATTCGGTACCAAGCAAAGCATTAGAAGAAAATTCTTTTCTAGTACACTTCTCCGACATTAATTCACAGCAAACAACAAAGTTGAAGTTGAAACCAGGGAACATGACAATTGGTGATAATAATTTCCGAATACCATACACCTACAGTTTCCCTATGATCTTGGGAGACAATTCAGATGATTATCGGCGGCAATTTTATTCGAGCAATGAATGGAGGAGTACGTATAGAAGGTAA